A region of Ochotona princeps isolate mOchPri1 chromosome 2, mOchPri1.hap1, whole genome shotgun sequence DNA encodes the following proteins:
- the DYNLT4 gene encoding dynein light chain Tctex-type 4, with amino-acid sequence MAGRPLPTGRQEEENAKDAGPKLIPVMPRGGLPSIDEAGPTGLGPASRRGSVPGLATSFSRRSSLVGPCAGPGGRRPSLGPVHALGSRINLSGWSLAPVRRVAPSYRMEPAPGERWEVVRAQRALEEALAARLQDTCYSSAEAGELTRELCEQVHVRLRELSPPRYKLVCSVVLGPRTGQGVHVVSRALWDAACDGLASTTFTNASLFAVAIVHGLYCE; translated from the coding sequence ATGGCTGGCAGGCCTCTGCCCACTGGACGCCAGGAGGAGGAGAACGCCAAAGACGCTGGGCCAAAACTCATACCAGTGATGCCCCGGGGTGGTCTGCCCAGTATTGATGAGGCCGGACCCACAGGTCTCGGCCCAGCTTCCCGCCGGGGCTCGGTGCCGGGCCTAGCCACATCCTTCTCACGCCGCAGCTCGCTGGTTGGGCCATGCGCAGGTCCTGGAGGCCGGAGACCATCCCTTGGCCCAGTGCACGCTCTGGGCTCACGGATTAACTTATCCGGATGGTCTCTGGCCCCCGTTCGGCGTGTGGCACCCTCATACCGCATGGAGCCGGCACCCGGAGAGCGTTGGGAGGTTGTGCGGGCACAGCGGGCCCTGGAGGAGGCGCTGGCAGCGAGGCTGCAAGACACCTGCTATTCCTCCGCCGAGGCTGGGGAGCTGACAAGGGAACTCTGCGAGCAGGTGCATGTGCGCCTGCGCGAGCTCAGCCCGCCCCGCTACAAGCTGGTGTGCAGCGTGGTGCTGGGGCCGCGCACGGGCCAGGGCGTGCACGTGGTGAGCCGCGCGCTCTGGGATGCGGCCTGCGATGGCCTGGCCTCCACCACCTTCACCAATGCTTCACTCTTTGCCGTGGCCATCGTCCACGGGCTCTACTGCGAGTGA
- the BTBD19 gene encoding BTB/POZ domain-containing protein 19 encodes METPGLVVRGQAAPFCAALRSLINNPQYSDVCFVVGQERQEIFAHRCLLACRCNFFQRLLGMDPGPRVPGPVVLSTVPADAFLAVLEFLYTNSVQLQRHSVLEVLTAAVEYELKELRELCLEFVMKVLDVELVCEALQVAVTFGLVPLQEHCIAFIEAHSQEALRTRGFLELSAAALLPLLRSDKLDVDEAELIQAARSWARVGAAVLERPVAEVAAPVVPELRLALLAPAELSALEEQNQREPLIPVEQIVEAWKCHALRRGDTARGAPCRRRRGTLPREHHRFLDLPLK; translated from the exons ATGGAGACCCCAGGACTGGTTGTGCGTGGGCAGGCTGCGCCCTTCTGCGCAGCACTCCGCAGCCTCATCAACAACCCCCAGTACAG CGATGTGTGCTTTGTGGTTGGCCAAGAGCGGCAGGAGATATTTGCCCACCGATGCTTGCTGGCCTGCAGATGCAACTTCTTCCAGCGACTCCTGGGGATGGACCCGGGACCCAGGGTGCCTGGGCCCGTGGTGCTGAGCACGGTGCCAGCAGATGCCTTTCTGGCAGTGCTGGAGTTCCTGTACACCAACAGTGTCCAACTGCAGCGCCACTCC GTGCTGGAGGTGCTGACAGCAGCTGTGGAGTACGAGTTGAAGGAACTGCGAGAG CTGTGCCTGGAGTTCGTGATGAAGGTGCTGGATGTGGAGCTGGTTTGTGAGGCTTTACAG GTGGCTGTAACCTTTGGCCTTGTGCCCCTGCAAGAGCATTGCATAGCCTTTATAGAGGCTCACAGTCAG GAAGCCTTGAGGACTCGTGGCTTCCTGGAGCTGTCTGCCGCAGCGCTGCTACCCCTGCTGCGCAGTGACAAGCTGGACGTGGATGAGGCTGAGTTGATCCAGGCTGCCCGGAGCTGGGCGCGAGTGGGCGCG GCGGTGCTGGAGCGGCCTGTGGCGGAGGTGGCAGCTCCCGTGGTACCAGAGCTGAGACTGGCCTTGCTGGCCCCAGCGGAGTTGAGCGCTTTAGAAGAGCAGAACCAGCGGGAGCCGCTCATCCCG GTGGAGCAGATCGTGGAGGCATGGAAATGCCACGCTCTGCGGAGAGGAGACACAGCCCGGGGCGCCCCGTGCCGCCGCCGGAGGGGCACCTTGCCTCGGGAGCATCACCGATTTCTGGATCTGCCCTTGAAGTGA